In Geminocystis sp. NIES-3709, a single genomic region encodes these proteins:
- a CDS encoding TIGR01777 family oxidoreductase, producing the protein MKIVITGATGFVGTKLVEKLAPENQIIILTRHLDKVKSIFSPAILPNLEFVHYTPKQLGDWQSKIDGCDAVINLAGAPIAERWNDSYKQEILESRQLGTRTIVQAIDQCNQKPKVLINASAIGFYGTSETETYTEISPSGKDFLAQVCQAWEAEAEKVKEKGVRLVIFRLGIVLGNGGALAKMIPPFKIFAGGPIGAGKQWFSWIYREDIVDMIIQALKDSNLNGTFNATTPYPVTMNQLCETLGDVLNRPSWLPVPGFALELLLGDGAKVVLEGQKVLPQKTTEVMNYNFRFSSIKPALEHIIKTEF; encoded by the coding sequence ATGAAAATAGTCATTACGGGCGCGACAGGTTTTGTTGGTACAAAGTTAGTAGAAAAACTAGCCCCAGAAAATCAAATTATTATCTTAACTCGTCACTTAGACAAGGTAAAATCAATATTTTCTCCGGCCATTTTACCTAATTTAGAATTTGTACATTACACTCCTAAGCAATTGGGAGATTGGCAAAGTAAAATAGATGGTTGTGATGCTGTAATTAATCTTGCTGGTGCACCTATTGCGGAAAGATGGAATGATAGTTATAAACAAGAAATTCTTGAGAGTAGGCAGTTAGGCACTAGAACTATTGTACAGGCGATCGATCAATGCAATCAAAAACCTAAAGTATTAATTAATGCTTCTGCTATTGGTTTTTATGGTACAAGTGAAACAGAAACTTATACAGAAATTAGCCCGTCAGGAAAAGATTTTTTAGCCCAAGTTTGTCAGGCATGGGAAGCAGAGGCAGAAAAAGTAAAAGAAAAAGGTGTTAGATTAGTAATTTTTCGTTTGGGGATAGTTTTAGGAAATGGAGGGGCTTTAGCTAAAATGATACCACCTTTTAAAATTTTTGCAGGAGGCCCCATCGGAGCAGGAAAACAATGGTTTTCATGGATATATAGAGAAGATATAGTCGATATGATTATTCAAGCTCTAAAAGATAGTAACTTAAATGGTACTTTTAATGCTACTACTCCTTATCCTGTTACTATGAATCAACTGTGTGAAACTCTAGGGGATGTATTAAATCGGCCATCATGGCTTCCTGTACCGGGTTTCGCTTTAGAATTGCTATTAGGAGATGGAGCAAAAGTAGTTTTAGAAGGCCAAAAAGTTTTACCACAAAAAACCACAGAGGTGATGAATTATAACTTTCGTTTTTCCAGTATAAAACCTGCTTTAGAGCATATTATTAAAACAGAGTTCTAA
- a CDS encoding LON peptidase substrate-binding domain-containing protein, giving the protein MASSSIAVRELPLFPLPEVVLFPGRPLPLHIFEFRYRMMMNTILEYDRRFGVLMIDPTNGEIAKVGCCAEIIHFERLPDDRMKVLTLGQQRFRVLEYVREKPYRVALVEWFEDNSTQHNLYEKAKEVTILLHDVVKLSAKLTDQKIELPENLPTLPRELSYWVASNLYGVAIEQQSLLEMQDTQERLQREADILATTRGNLAARTALKDAFN; this is encoded by the coding sequence ATGGCATCTTCTTCCATTGCAGTTAGAGAATTACCCTTGTTTCCCCTCCCTGAAGTAGTTTTATTTCCGGGGCGCCCTTTACCGTTGCATATCTTTGAATTTCGTTATCGCATGATGATGAATACTATTTTAGAATACGATCGACGTTTTGGAGTACTTATGATCGATCCCACTAATGGAGAAATAGCGAAAGTAGGTTGTTGTGCAGAAATTATCCATTTTGAAAGATTGCCAGACGATCGAATGAAAGTGTTAACATTAGGACAGCAGAGATTTCGAGTGTTAGAATATGTTAGAGAAAAACCTTACCGAGTTGCCCTAGTCGAATGGTTTGAAGATAACTCTACCCAGCATAATCTATATGAAAAAGCTAAAGAAGTCACAATTTTGTTACATGATGTCGTAAAACTGTCGGCAAAATTAACAGATCAAAAAATAGAGTTACCAGAAAATTTGCCCACCCTACCAAGAGAATTATCTTACTGGGTTGCTAGTAATCTCTATGGAGTGGCGATCGAACAGCAATCTCTCCTTGAAATGCAAGATACTCAAGAAAGGTTGCAAAGAGAAGCAGACATTTTAGCAACTACAAGAGGTAATTTAGCCGCTCGTACAGCTTTAAAAGATGCTTTTAATTAA
- the galE gene encoding UDP-glucose 4-epimerase GalE: MTILVTGGAGYIGSHTVKLLQSKGYDLLVLDNLVYGHQYIIDRLKVNFVHGDLCDRALLDKIFQEYKIDAVIHFAAYAYVGESMENPAKYYRNNVVSTLNLLETMESAGVRNMVFSSTCATYGIPTEIPITESHSQNPINTYGYTKLVVEKMLADFQRAYGWEYVAFRYFNAAGASVDALIGEDHNPEPHLIPLILYTALGKRDFVSILGNDYPTPDGTCIRDYIHVEDLAQAHLLGLEYLLKGGKSEIFNLGNGNGFSVKEVIEATKKVTQQNFTVKIDDRRPGDPPILVGSSEKARKILRWQPQYPEIETIIRHAWQWHQLRHNS; encoded by the coding sequence ATGACTATTTTAGTGACTGGTGGTGCCGGTTATATTGGTTCGCACACGGTTAAACTTTTACAAAGTAAGGGTTATGATTTGTTAGTTTTGGATAACTTAGTCTATGGTCATCAATATATCATCGATCGACTAAAAGTTAATTTTGTTCATGGTGATTTGTGCGATCGAGCCTTATTAGATAAAATATTTCAGGAATATAAAATAGATGCCGTGATTCATTTTGCCGCTTATGCCTATGTTGGGGAATCTATGGAAAATCCTGCTAAATATTACCGTAATAATGTTGTTTCTACTCTCAACTTACTTGAAACAATGGAATCGGCAGGAGTCAGAAATATGGTATTTTCTTCTACTTGTGCCACTTACGGCATTCCCACAGAAATCCCCATTACCGAAAGTCATTCTCAAAATCCCATTAATACCTATGGCTATACCAAATTAGTCGTAGAAAAAATGTTAGCTGATTTTCAAAGAGCTTATGGTTGGGAATATGTTGCTTTTCGTTATTTTAATGCGGCAGGGGCTTCTGTTGATGCTTTAATAGGAGAGGATCATAATCCCGAACCTCATTTAATCCCTCTTATCCTTTATACGGCGTTAGGGAAAAGAGATTTTGTCTCCATTTTAGGAAATGATTATCCGACTCCTGACGGTACTTGTATTCGTGATTATATTCATGTCGAAGATTTAGCCCAAGCTCATTTATTAGGCTTAGAATATCTGTTAAAAGGTGGTAAAAGTGAGATTTTTAATCTTGGAAATGGTAATGGTTTTTCTGTGAAAGAAGTTATCGAAGCAACAAAAAAAGTTACTCAACAAAATTTTACAGTAAAAATTGACGATCGTCGTCCCGGAGATCCACCCATATTAGTCGGAAGTTCTGAAAAAGCTCGTAAAATTCTTCGTTGGCAACCTCAATACCCCGAAATTGAAACTATTATCCGTCATGCTTGGCAATGGCATCAATTAAGACATAACTCTTAA
- a CDS encoding CatA-like O-acetyltransferase produces the protein MIIPPKYLPRLLTEDDKEGYLSWSLDFFTKTDILQNPTIDITLQLEVTEAYKIYETIRNEKSTFFAFLVWNLVKVLPNHFCFNLRLLQHDWYILDNPPIVIPVAVEGKQRFSEMLLENISQLSLNDFFDRYRSTLDNIRGGKGTRVEEINYLLSCFIGNLPNLRFTGLTLHWQKNFIEGQPLFYFGQRYWENDKLYIPLAVKLHHSITDPFVYNLLIQDFQNHLISIN, from the coding sequence ATGATTATTCCTCCAAAATATCTACCTCGTTTATTAACAGAAGATGACAAAGAAGGTTACTTAAGTTGGTCATTAGATTTCTTTACTAAAACAGATATTTTACAAAATCCTACAATAGATATTACTTTGCAATTAGAAGTAACAGAAGCCTATAAAATTTATGAAACTATCAGAAATGAAAAATCAACTTTTTTTGCGTTTTTGGTGTGGAATTTAGTTAAAGTATTACCGAATCACTTTTGTTTTAATTTGAGATTACTACAACATGATTGGTATATTCTTGATAATCCCCCTATTGTTATTCCTGTTGCTGTGGAAGGTAAACAAAGATTCTCGGAAATGTTATTGGAAAATATTTCTCAGTTATCATTGAATGATTTTTTCGATCGATATCGATCGACTTTAGATAATATTAGAGGAGGAAAAGGAACAAGAGTAGAAGAGATAAACTATTTACTATCTTGTTTTATTGGTAATTTGCCTAATCTAAGGTTTACAGGATTAACTTTACATTGGCAAAAGAACTTTATTGAAGGACAACCATTGTTTTATTTTGGTCAAAGATATTGGGAAAATGACAAACTTTATATTCCTTTAGCGGTTAAATTACATCATAGTATTACAGATCCCTTTGTTTATAATTTATTAATCCAAGATTTTCAAAATCATCTCATTTCAATAAACTAA
- a CDS encoding tetratricopeptide repeat protein: MTNSFSQTQFEQNYRKGKLAFDTGRYRVSIDHLEQASQLISPYSSLAGEVKIWLVNAYEAAGETEKAIALCQELSSHSDKETKKQALQLLYIIKAPKLQRPKEWMTEIPDLLNNTSPSNQYRQASSPNRKIKPKRQIELIDLSKVNTKDNQFIWLSLGVTSITIVGLFIF, translated from the coding sequence GTGACTAATTCATTTTCGCAAACGCAATTTGAACAGAATTACCGAAAAGGTAAATTAGCCTTTGACACAGGGCGTTATCGTGTTAGTATTGACCACTTAGAACAAGCCTCTCAATTAATCTCACCTTATTCTTCTTTAGCAGGGGAGGTTAAAATCTGGTTAGTGAATGCCTATGAGGCTGCCGGGGAAACAGAAAAAGCGATCGCACTTTGTCAGGAGTTATCAAGTCATTCTGATAAGGAAACAAAAAAACAAGCCCTTCAATTACTTTATATCATTAAAGCACCAAAATTACAGCGTCCTAAAGAATGGATGACAGAAATTCCCGATCTCCTTAATAATACTTCCCCTAGTAATCAGTATAGACAAGCTAGTAGTCCTAATCGTAAAATAAAGCCTAAACGTCAAATTGAATTGATAGATTTAAGCAAAGTTAACACTAAGGATAATCAATTTATTTGGTTAAGTCTTGGAGTTACGAGTATTACTATTGTTGGTTTATTTATCTTTTGA
- a CDS encoding YbjN domain-containing protein has translation MSTPELITEDLQANFNELDLPKNSHKEEIETVISSLEENDSAMVQGTEDGYVWKFQYGTVEVFVQLTGESDDDLLTVWATVLSLPAKNEPQLLRQLMELNWSGTFETCFSIFNNQVVVSCQRTVDDLSPAEISRTITLVATIADEYDEVLQGEYA, from the coding sequence ATGAGTACCCCTGAATTGATCACTGAAGATTTACAAGCTAATTTTAATGAGTTAGATTTACCGAAAAATAGCCACAAAGAGGAAATTGAAACGGTAATCTCTAGCTTGGAAGAAAATGATAGCGCAATGGTACAAGGTACTGAAGATGGCTATGTTTGGAAATTTCAATATGGCACGGTAGAAGTTTTTGTTCAATTAACTGGAGAAAGTGACGATGATTTATTAACTGTTTGGGCAACGGTTTTATCTTTACCCGCAAAAAACGAGCCTCAGTTATTGCGTCAACTGATGGAATTGAATTGGAGTGGAACTTTTGAAACTTGTTTCTCTATTTTTAATAATCAAGTAGTCGTTTCTTGTCAAAGAACTGTAGATGACTTGTCTCCTGCTGAAATTTCTCGTACAATAACCTTAGTTGCTACGATCGCAGATGAATATGATGAAGTATTACAAGGTGAGTATGCTTAA
- a CDS encoding MoaD/ThiS family protein: protein MSVKVLIPTPLQKFTKEQATIECSATNIQELLDALETNCPGIKARLCDEQGAPRRFLNFYVNSEDIRFLDNVATPLTDGDEVSIVPAVAGG, encoded by the coding sequence ATGTCCGTAAAAGTATTAATTCCTACCCCTTTACAAAAATTTACAAAAGAACAAGCTACGATCGAATGTAGTGCAACCAATATTCAAGAGTTGCTTGATGCTTTAGAAACAAATTGCCCCGGTATCAAAGCTCGTTTATGTGACGAACAAGGCGCACCTCGTCGTTTCCTCAATTTCTATGTTAATAGTGAAGATATTCGCTTCTTAGATAATGTAGCTACTCCTTTAACTGATGGCGATGAAGTAAGTATTGTACCTGCGGTTGCCGGAGGCTAA
- the thrC gene encoding threonine synthase, translating to MTQALDRPTTKFKPTFTKLVSKEGSTEYPLKAIHICEETFAPLEVAYDYDAIKAQVSRESIAKGPNSIWRYKAFLPVESENPIDVGTGMTPLVKSNRLARRLGLKNLYIKNDAVNMPTLSFKDRVVSVALTRAKELGFTTVSCASTGNLANSTAAIAAHAGLDCCVFIPSDLEAGKVLGTLIYNPTVMAVKGNYDQVNRLCCEVGNTYGWGFVNINLRPYYSEGSKTLGFEVAEQLGWKLPDHIVAPLASGSLFTKIHKGFQEFVKVGLVDDKPVRFSGAQAEGCSPIAQAFKEGRDFVIPVKPNTIAKSIAIGNPADGMYALDLARKTNGNIESVTDAEIIEGIKLLAETEGIFTETAGGTTVAVLKKLVEAGKIDPEETTVVYITGNGLKTQEAVQGYISEPFLIEPKLDSFERALERSRTLDRLEWQQVLV from the coding sequence ATGACCCAAGCACTCGATCGTCCCACCACTAAATTTAAACCTACCTTCACCAAATTAGTTTCTAAAGAAGGAAGTACAGAATATCCTCTTAAAGCAATCCATATTTGCGAAGAAACCTTTGCACCTTTAGAAGTTGCCTATGATTACGATGCTATCAAAGCTCAAGTAAGCCGTGAAAGCATTGCCAAAGGGCCTAATTCTATCTGGCGCTATAAAGCCTTTTTGCCCGTTGAAAGTGAAAATCCCATCGATGTGGGTACAGGGATGACTCCCCTTGTTAAATCAAATCGCTTGGCTCGTCGTTTGGGTCTGAAAAATCTTTATATTAAAAATGATGCTGTTAATATGCCTACCCTTAGTTTTAAGGATAGAGTTGTTTCTGTTGCTTTAACCCGTGCTAAAGAGCTAGGTTTTACCACCGTCTCCTGTGCTAGTACTGGTAATCTGGCAAACTCCACTGCGGCGATCGCAGCCCATGCAGGTTTAGACTGTTGTGTTTTCATTCCTTCGGACTTAGAAGCTGGAAAAGTTTTAGGTACATTAATCTACAATCCTACAGTAATGGCTGTTAAAGGCAACTATGACCAAGTTAACCGCCTTTGTTGTGAAGTTGGTAATACCTACGGTTGGGGTTTTGTTAACATTAACTTACGTCCTTACTACTCCGAAGGTTCTAAAACTTTGGGGTTTGAAGTAGCCGAACAATTAGGCTGGAAATTACCTGATCATATCGTTGCACCTTTGGCTTCTGGCTCTTTGTTTACCAAAATTCATAAAGGTTTTCAAGAGTTCGTTAAAGTTGGTTTAGTGGATGATAAACCTGTGCGTTTCAGTGGTGCGCAAGCAGAAGGTTGTTCTCCTATTGCCCAAGCATTCAAAGAAGGGAGAGACTTTGTTATCCCTGTTAAGCCTAACACGATCGCCAAGTCGATCGCTATTGGTAATCCTGCTGACGGAATGTATGCTTTAGATCTCGCTCGTAAAACTAACGGTAATATCGAATCTGTTACTGATGCAGAAATTATTGAAGGTATCAAACTTTTAGCGGAAACTGAAGGCATCTTTACCGAAACAGCAGGAGGTACAACTGTTGCCGTGTTGAAGAAATTAGTAGAAGCAGGAAAAATTGATCCTGAAGAAACTACCGTTGTTTATATCACTGGTAACGGTTTAAAAACCCAAGAAGCAGTACAAGGTTATATTAGTGAGCCTTTCCTCATCGAGCCTAAATTAGATAGCTTTGAACGTGCCTTAGAACGCTCTCGTACTCTCGATCGTTTAGAATGGCAACAAGTCTTAGTGTAA
- a CDS encoding NAD(P)/FAD-dependent oxidoreductase yields the protein MKEYDLVIIGGGSGGLVVASAAAQLKAKVALIEKHRLGGDCLWYGCVPSKSLIHGSRIAYQVRNSSDFGVYSNNFEVKFNEVINHVNNVISTIEPHDSPDRFRGLGVEVIFGDGKFIDENTFEVNGRQLKPRNFVISTGSSPKIPEIEGLKEVGFITNEQVFSLTELPKSIVIMGGGAIACELGQALKRLGSEITIIASRNQLLPKEDPEASEIIENQFKEEGIRLIKSAKAEKVELIEGKKVVSVQGEKLIAEEILVCIGRTPNIKSLDLEKANVEYNQQGIKVNNKLQTTNKKIYSCGDVIGGYQFTHVAGYEATIILQNALFFPTKKVDYRVIPYAIFTFPELARVGLIEHQAKSFYGENIAILKQDIKGVDRNQTEGKVKGFAKIITTLKGDILGATIVGESSGELIHEIVLAMKNNLKVTNLTSIHIYPTLSEINSKTALLFTKQKYAKNQTLQNLLNNFFAFRRWLGF from the coding sequence ATGAAAGAATATGACTTAGTCATTATCGGAGGAGGTTCAGGTGGTTTAGTTGTCGCTAGTGCGGCAGCACAATTAAAAGCGAAAGTTGCCCTTATCGAAAAACATCGTTTAGGAGGAGATTGTCTCTGGTATGGTTGTGTACCTAGTAAATCTTTGATTCATGGTAGTAGAATCGCTTATCAAGTGCGAAATAGCTCTGATTTTGGGGTTTATAGCAATAATTTTGAGGTTAAATTTAATGAAGTTATCAATCATGTTAATAATGTAATCAGCACGATCGAACCCCATGATTCTCCTGATAGATTTAGGGGATTGGGAGTTGAGGTTATTTTTGGAGATGGTAAATTTATTGACGAAAACACATTTGAGGTAAATGGACGACAATTAAAACCCCGTAATTTTGTTATTTCAACAGGATCAAGTCCTAAAATTCCTGAGATTGAAGGTTTAAAGGAAGTGGGTTTTATTACCAATGAGCAAGTTTTTTCTTTAACAGAATTACCAAAATCTATAGTTATTATGGGAGGAGGAGCGATCGCTTGTGAGCTAGGACAAGCATTAAAGAGATTAGGCTCAGAAATAACTATTATAGCTAGTAGAAATCAACTTTTACCCAAAGAAGACCCAGAAGCATCAGAAATCATCGAAAATCAGTTCAAAGAAGAAGGTATAAGACTTATTAAGTCTGCGAAAGCTGAAAAAGTAGAATTAATTGAAGGGAAAAAAGTTGTTTCTGTACAAGGAGAAAAATTAATTGCTGAGGAAATTTTAGTTTGTATTGGACGTACTCCGAATATCAAATCTCTGGATTTAGAAAAGGCAAATGTTGAATATAATCAACAAGGAATTAAAGTTAATAATAAACTGCAAACTACCAATAAAAAAATCTATAGTTGCGGGGATGTTATCGGTGGTTATCAATTCACCCATGTAGCAGGATATGAAGCGACAATCATTTTACAAAATGCTCTTTTCTTTCCTACTAAAAAGGTCGATTATCGGGTTATTCCCTATGCTATTTTTACTTTTCCTGAATTAGCTAGGGTTGGCTTAATTGAACATCAAGCTAAAAGTTTTTATGGTGAGAATATTGCTATTTTAAAACAGGATATAAAAGGAGTCGATCGAAATCAAACTGAAGGAAAAGTAAAGGGATTTGCTAAAATTATTACAACTTTAAAAGGTGATATTTTAGGAGCGACTATTGTAGGAGAATCATCAGGGGAATTAATCCATGAAATTGTATTAGCAATGAAAAATAATCTTAAAGTTACTAATTTAACAAGTATTCATATTTACCCAACTTTAAGTGAAATTAATAGCAAAACAGCATTACTTTTTACTAAACAAAAATATGCTAAAAATCAAACATTACAAAACTTATTAAATAATTTTTTTGCTTTTCGTCGTTGGTTAGGATTCTAA
- the psbD gene encoding photosystem II D2 protein (photosystem q(a) protein): MTIAVGRAPERGWFDALDDWLKRDRFVFVGWSGILLFPCAYLALGGWLTGTTFVTSWYTHGLASSYLEGANFLTVAVSSPADVFGHSLLFLWGPEAQGSLTRWFQIGGLWPFVALHGAFGLIGFMLRQFEISRLVGIRPYNAIAFSGPIAVFVSVFLMYPLGQSSWFFAPSFGVAGIFRFILFLQGFHNWTLNPFHMMGVAGILGGALLCAIHGATVENTLFQDGEQANTFRAFEPTQAEETYSMVTANRFWSQIFGIAFSNKRWLHFFMLFVPVTGLWMSSIGIVGLAFNLRAYDFVSQELRAAEDPEFETFYTKNILLNEGLRAWMAPQDQPHEKFVFPEEVLPRGNAL; this comes from the coding sequence ATGACCATTGCAGTCGGCCGGGCGCCGGAAAGAGGGTGGTTTGATGCCCTTGATGACTGGCTCAAAAGAGACCGCTTTGTATTTGTAGGCTGGTCTGGTATCCTTCTATTCCCTTGTGCATATCTTGCATTAGGGGGATGGTTGACTGGTACTACCTTCGTTACTTCTTGGTACACTCACGGTTTAGCCAGTTCTTACTTAGAAGGTGCTAACTTTTTAACCGTAGCTGTGTCCTCCCCTGCGGATGTTTTTGGGCATTCCTTACTGTTTTTGTGGGGGCCTGAAGCTCAAGGAAGTTTAACTCGCTGGTTTCAAATCGGTGGTTTGTGGCCTTTCGTAGCATTACACGGAGCTTTTGGTTTAATTGGCTTCATGTTACGTCAATTTGAGATTTCTCGTCTTGTGGGGATTCGTCCTTACAATGCGATCGCATTCTCTGGGCCTATCGCTGTATTTGTAAGTGTTTTCTTAATGTATCCTTTAGGACAATCTAGCTGGTTCTTTGCTCCCTCCTTCGGTGTAGCAGGAATTTTCCGCTTTATCCTATTTTTACAAGGTTTTCATAACTGGACTCTCAACCCCTTCCACATGATGGGTGTTGCGGGAATTTTAGGTGGTGCTTTACTTTGTGCTATTCATGGTGCAACAGTAGAAAATACCTTATTCCAAGATGGTGAACAAGCTAACACTTTCCGTGCTTTTGAACCTACTCAAGCTGAAGAAACTTATTCTATGGTGACTGCTAACCGTTTCTGGTCTCAGATTTTCGGTATCGCATTCTCCAACAAACGTTGGTTACACTTCTTTATGTTGTTTGTACCTGTCACTGGTTTATGGATGAGTTCGATCGGAATTGTCGGTTTAGCATTTAACCTCCGGGCTTATGACTTCGTATCTCAAGAGTTGAGAGCGGCAGAAGATCCAGAATTTGAAACTTTTTATACCAAAAACATCCTATTAAACGAAGGGTTGCGCGCATGGATGGCGCCTCAAGATCAACCCCACGAAAAATTTGTATTCCCTGAGGAGGTACTTCCACGTGGTAACGCTCTCTAA
- the psbC gene encoding photosystem II reaction center protein CP43, producing MVTLSNPIGGRDLESTGFAWWSGNARLINLSGKLLGAHVAHAGLIVFWAGAMTLFETAHFIPEKPMYEQGFILLPHVATLGWGVGAGGEVTDVFPFFVVGVLHLISSAVLGVGGLYHALRGPETLEEYSSFFGYDWKDKNQMTNIIGYHLILLGVGALLLVFKAMFFGGVYDTWAPGGGDVRVISNPTLNPAVIFGYLIKAPFGGEGWIVSVNNMEDIIGGHIWVGLTCIFGGIWHILTKPFGWARRALIWSGEAYLSYSLGALSLMGFIASTMVWYNNTAYPSEFYGPTGAEASQAQALTYLIRDQRLGANVGSAQGPTGLGKYLMRSPTGEIIFGGETMRFWDFRGPWLEPLRGPNGLDLDKVRNDIQPWQVRRAAEYMTHAPLGSLNSVGGVITDVNAFNYVSPRAWLATSHFTLGFFFLVGHLWHAGRARAAAGGFEKGIDRENEPTLAMPDLD from the coding sequence GTGGTAACGCTCTCTAATCCTATTGGCGGTCGTGACCTAGAATCTACTGGCTTTGCTTGGTGGTCTGGTAATGCTAGACTCATTAATCTTTCCGGTAAATTATTAGGTGCACACGTTGCCCATGCTGGTCTAATTGTCTTCTGGGCAGGAGCAATGACCTTATTTGAAACTGCTCACTTTATCCCTGAAAAACCTATGTACGAACAAGGGTTTATCCTTTTACCCCACGTTGCTACTTTAGGCTGGGGTGTAGGTGCTGGTGGTGAAGTAACTGATGTTTTCCCTTTCTTTGTGGTTGGTGTTCTTCACCTTATCTCCTCCGCCGTTTTAGGTGTGGGTGGACTTTATCATGCTTTGCGTGGCCCTGAAACCTTAGAAGAATATTCTAGTTTCTTTGGCTATGACTGGAAAGATAAAAACCAAATGACCAACATTATTGGTTATCACTTAATCCTTTTGGGAGTGGGTGCTTTATTGCTCGTATTCAAAGCCATGTTCTTTGGCGGTGTTTATGACACTTGGGCTCCCGGTGGTGGTGATGTTCGTGTAATTAGTAACCCGACTCTTAACCCTGCAGTAATCTTTGGTTATTTGATCAAGGCTCCTTTTGGCGGTGAAGGTTGGATTGTTAGTGTTAACAATATGGAAGACATCATCGGTGGTCATATTTGGGTCGGTTTAACCTGTATCTTTGGTGGTATTTGGCACATCTTAACCAAACCTTTCGGTTGGGCTCGTCGTGCTCTCATCTGGTCTGGTGAGGCTTATCTTTCCTATAGTTTGGGTGCTTTATCCTTAATGGGATTTATCGCTTCTACTATGGTATGGTACAACAACACCGCTTATCCTAGTGAATTCTACGGGCCTACTGGTGCTGAAGCATCTCAGGCTCAAGCCTTAACCTACTTAATCCGTGACCAAAGATTAGGGGCTAACGTAGGTTCTGCACAGGGACCTACTGGTTTAGGTAAATACTTGATGCGTTCTCCCACTGGTGAAATCATCTTCGGTGGTGAAACCATGCGTTTCTGGGATTTCAGAGGTCCTTGGTTAGAGCCTCTCCGTGGTCCTAACGGTTTGGATTTAGACAAAGTCAGAAACGATATTCAACCTTGGCAAGTACGCCGTGCGGCTGAATATATGACTCATGCTCCTTTAGGTTCTTTGAACTCTGTAGGTGGAGTTATTACTGACGTAAATGCTTTTAACTATGTATCTCCTCGTGCATGGTTAGCAACTTCTCATTTTACTTTAGGTTTCTTCTTCTTAGTTGGTCATTTATGGCATGCAGGAAGAGCTCGTGCTGCTGCTGGTGGTTTCGAGAAAGGAATCGATCGTGAAAATGAACCTACTTTAGCAATGCCTGATCTTGACTAA